A window of Paenibacillus polygoni contains these coding sequences:
- the spoIID gene encoding stage II sporulation protein D, with amino-acid sequence MKATRGSSIPKEELKNRRVRMKRKKVVAIPWQEVTETSYGPAEILIERDEQGILKVRNVKQTSLTIVNGVGSKEQLGGVKERRERGEASLSPAAEPAVPLTGHSQPVHAPQLHAPNPAGGTYKAARSWRRGSAPQRPRRPGPAAALAGLAIAALLIPAVLAWPREETPPPSPAPAVQGQTAPAAPAKNPIAAEPPALVPDTTPAPKPAVVYPEPEVRVYLTKTGTIDKVTMEEYVTGVVAAEMPSDFGIEALKAQAIAARTFVTKRMAAGDHSGIPVEGADVKDTVEHQVYIPYSKLEAHFKEAGKEKDWAKLKQAVRESKDTIMTYKGEPITASFFSTSNGYTENSEDVWQQAVPYLRSVESPWDAKIAPGYEGSVTMSRIDFLNKLNVTSDAIPVSVGGKKAKPFIQVLSKTAGNRIKEIQVGKKVFTGIEIREKLGLRSTEFTWKTNGDEITITTHGYGHGVGMSQYGANGMAQEGYTATQILKHYYNGVAFGQASKLLYKGKS; translated from the coding sequence ATGAAGGCAACACGAGGTTCTTCCATACCTAAAGAAGAGCTTAAGAATAGAAGAGTCCGAATGAAAAGGAAGAAGGTTGTGGCCATTCCTTGGCAAGAGGTAACCGAAACTTCCTACGGCCCAGCGGAGATTTTAATAGAGCGGGATGAACAAGGAATCTTAAAAGTTAGAAACGTAAAACAAACGTCTCTTACTATAGTAAATGGAGTAGGCAGCAAAGAGCAGCTGGGCGGTGTAAAAGAAAGACGAGAGCGGGGAGAGGCTTCGCTTTCCCCCGCTGCGGAACCCGCTGTGCCTCTTACCGGGCACAGCCAGCCCGTGCATGCACCTCAGCTGCATGCACCAAACCCAGCGGGCGGCACCTACAAAGCCGCCCGCTCCTGGCGCCGCGGCTCCGCACCGCAGCGCCCCCGGCGGCCCGGCCCTGCCGCCGCCCTCGCGGGACTAGCCATTGCGGCACTGCTGATTCCAGCAGTGCTTGCCTGGCCCCGCGAGGAAACACCACCGCCGAGCCCTGCGCCGGCGGTGCAAGGGCAGACGGCTCCCGCTGCACCCGCGAAGAATCCTATCGCTGCAGAGCCGCCTGCCCTTGTCCCTGACACCACACCGGCACCAAAGCCGGCAGTGGTGTATCCCGAACCCGAGGTACGCGTTTATCTAACGAAAACGGGCACCATTGATAAGGTGACGATGGAAGAGTACGTCACCGGGGTCGTAGCAGCCGAAATGCCTTCGGACTTCGGCATTGAAGCACTTAAGGCGCAGGCCATTGCCGCGCGCACATTTGTAACCAAGCGGATGGCTGCGGGAGATCACAGCGGCATACCGGTCGAGGGCGCAGACGTAAAGGATACGGTCGAGCATCAGGTATACATTCCTTACAGCAAGCTCGAAGCTCATTTTAAAGAAGCAGGAAAAGAAAAGGATTGGGCCAAGCTGAAGCAAGCCGTAAGGGAGAGTAAGGATACCATTATGACCTATAAAGGGGAGCCGATCACCGCCTCCTTTTTCTCGACTAGCAACGGATATACCGAGAATTCGGAAGATGTATGGCAGCAAGCTGTTCCTTATCTACGAAGTGTCGAAAGTCCATGGGATGCCAAGATTGCTCCAGGGTATGAGGGAAGTGTAACGATGTCCCGAATTGATTTTCTGAATAAACTGAATGTAACCTCCGATGCAATTCCTGTATCTGTTGGCGGCAAGAAGGCAAAGCCTTTTATTCAGGTCCTGTCTAAAACAGCAGGAAATCGGATTAAAGAGATTCAGGTCGGTAAGAAAGTATTTACGGGAATAGAGATAAGAGAGAAGCTCGGGCTGCGTTCTACTGAATTCACGTGGAAGACAAACGGGGATGAGATTACGATTACCACTCACGGCTATGGACATGGAGTAGGGATGAGTCAGTATGGAGCCAACGGAATGGCGCAAGAAGGTTATACTGCAACTCAGATTCTAAAACACTACTATAACGGAGTCGCTTTTGGCCAAGCTTCCAAGTTATTATATAAAGGCAAATCATAG
- the murA gene encoding UDP-N-acetylglucosamine 1-carboxyvinyltransferase — protein sequence MSKFIVRGGKRLTGSVKVSGAKNSVLPIIAASLLGEEGVSIITDAPPLDDVMTINKVLESLGAEVTYQNEVITVDATNLTSCEAPYEWVTKMRASFLVMGPLLTRMGYTKISLPGGCAIGTRPIDQHLKGFEAMGAEISLGHGYIEARSNGKLRGAKIYLDVASVGATENIMMAAVLAEGTTILENAAKEPEIVDLANYLNGMGAKVRGAGTGVIRIEGVEKLHGVQHAVIPDRIEAGTYMAAAAITGGDVYVEGAISDHLGPVISKMEEMGVKIVPDENGVRVIADGPLKAVDIKTLPYPGFPTDMQSQMMALLLKSQGTSVVTETVFENRFMHVDEFNLMNAEIKVEGRSSIITGGAKLTGAKVTATDLRAGAALILAGLIADGTTEVGGVHHIDRGYVHLAEKLNGLGADIYRVSVEEPKREAKSTESAVTETETARFKVQPTLA from the coding sequence ATGAGCAAATTTATCGTCCGCGGAGGCAAGAGATTGACCGGAAGTGTCAAAGTCAGCGGCGCTAAAAATTCAGTTCTTCCGATCATCGCCGCCTCTCTCTTAGGGGAAGAAGGAGTAAGCATTATTACAGATGCACCTCCTTTAGACGATGTGATGACAATTAACAAAGTACTGGAATCGCTAGGAGCGGAAGTTACATACCAAAATGAAGTAATCACCGTAGACGCAACGAATCTTACTTCGTGCGAAGCCCCTTACGAATGGGTTACAAAAATGCGGGCGTCTTTCTTGGTTATGGGTCCTCTGCTAACACGTATGGGTTATACAAAAATATCTCTTCCAGGCGGATGTGCGATTGGTACACGCCCGATTGATCAACACCTTAAAGGGTTTGAAGCAATGGGTGCAGAAATCAGCCTAGGACATGGTTATATAGAAGCAAGGTCAAATGGAAAATTGCGCGGAGCCAAAATTTATTTGGATGTTGCGAGTGTTGGTGCAACGGAAAATATTATGATGGCTGCTGTACTTGCAGAAGGAACAACGATTCTTGAGAATGCAGCAAAAGAACCGGAAATTGTGGATCTGGCAAACTACCTGAATGGGATGGGTGCAAAAGTACGCGGTGCTGGCACAGGCGTGATTCGCATTGAAGGCGTAGAAAAACTTCACGGTGTACAACATGCTGTTATTCCAGATCGAATTGAAGCAGGCACGTATATGGCTGCTGCAGCGATTACAGGCGGAGACGTTTATGTTGAAGGTGCAATTTCCGATCATCTTGGCCCTGTTATCTCTAAGATGGAAGAAATGGGTGTGAAGATTGTCCCTGACGAGAACGGTGTCCGTGTCATTGCTGACGGTCCTCTGAAAGCGGTGGATATCAAGACGCTTCCTTACCCAGGATTCCCGACAGACATGCAATCACAAATGATGGCATTGCTGCTCAAATCTCAAGGTACAAGTGTTGTAACGGAAACGGTATTCGAGAATCGATTTATGCATGTGGATGAGTTCAACCTGATGAATGCAGAGATCAAAGTAGAAGGTCGTTCTTCGATTATTACTGGAGGAGCTAAACTTACCGGAGCAAAAGTAACAGCTACGGACTTGCGTGCAGGTGCTGCTTTGATTCTTGCTGGTTTGATCGCTGACGGCACAACAGAAGTAGGCGGTGTTCATCATATTGACCGCGGTTATGTGCACCTTGCAGAGAAGCTGAACGGTCTTGGAGCAGACATCTATCGTGTATCGGTAGAAGAGCCGAAACGTGAAGCGAAATCGACAGAATCCGCTGTAACGGAAACAGAAACAGCAAGATTTAAGGTTCAGCCTACTTTAGCGTAA
- a CDS encoding DUF1146 family protein: MDQLLNDQVNQAISTNSLVAMIISLSCIAIAWWSLQHLKLDLIVKHPKSAQARMLQLLLAIVLGHFVSNFVLEYLSWTQMLKYLF; encoded by the coding sequence ATGGATCAACTGTTGAATGATCAAGTTAATCAGGCCATTAGCACAAATAGTCTTGTAGCTATGATTATCTCACTTTCCTGTATTGCGATCGCATGGTGGTCCTTACAGCACTTGAAACTCGACTTGATTGTTAAACATCCAAAGAGTGCGCAAGCTAGAATGCTGCAATTGCTTTTAGCGATTGTGCTGGGACATTTTGTGTCTAATTTCGTGCTCGAATATCTCTCATGGACACAAATGCTTAAATATCTGTTTTAA
- a CDS encoding F0F1 ATP synthase subunit epsilon, whose product MSTFLLEIVTPERLIFSEQVNSLVVRGVEGELGILPGHVPFVTPLQIAPVSIKTDGKELKIAVAGGFVEVRKEKVVILAESAELASEIDVIRAKAALERAETRLTSSGNRDQYDHRRAEIALQKAMNRLKVSGNL is encoded by the coding sequence ATGAGTACCTTTTTATTGGAAATTGTAACTCCGGAGCGACTCATCTTCTCTGAACAGGTAAATAGCCTGGTTGTACGCGGAGTGGAAGGTGAACTGGGAATCCTTCCTGGTCACGTTCCCTTCGTAACTCCCTTGCAAATTGCACCTGTGTCCATTAAAACGGATGGAAAGGAACTGAAAATCGCTGTTGCAGGCGGTTTTGTAGAGGTTCGCAAAGAGAAGGTAGTCATTTTGGCTGAGAGTGCTGAACTCGCTTCTGAGATTGATGTAATTCGTGCGAAAGCTGCTCTTGAGCGTGCAGAAACTCGTTTAACATCTAGCGGAAACAGAGATCAATACGATCACCGTCGTGCTGAAATTGCATTACAAAAAGCAATGAACCGACTTAAAGTATCCGGCAACCTATAG
- the atpD gene encoding F0F1 ATP synthase subunit beta, with product MNKGRVVSITGAVVDVEFDRDGLPDINNAVTINTKTSDGKEINLTLEAAKHLGDNRVRCIAMSSTDGLVRGAEAINTGAPISVPVGEATLGRVFNVLGNPIDNGGVIETAVRNPIHRQAPTFDELSTQAEMLETGIKVIDLLAPYAKGGKIGLFGGAGVGKTVTIQELINNIAQEHGGISVFAGVGERTREGNDLYHEMTDSGVINKTAMVFGQMNEPPGARLRVALTGLTMAEYFRDQEGKDVLLFIDNIFRFTQAGSEVSALMGRMPSAVGYQPTLATEMGQLQERITSTKTGSVTSIQAIYVPADDYTDPAPATTFAHLDATTNLERKISEMGIYPAVDPLASSSRILTPEVVGEEHYNVAQGVKRILARYNELQDIIAILGMDELSEEDKMLVARARKIQRFLSQPFHVAEAFNGFPGKYVPVKDTVRSFREILDGKYDHLPEAAFLFVGTIEEAVEKAKSME from the coding sequence ATGAACAAAGGACGCGTTGTCAGCATTACGGGTGCGGTTGTTGACGTTGAGTTCGACCGTGACGGACTTCCCGATATTAATAATGCAGTTACAATCAACACAAAGACAAGCGATGGTAAAGAAATCAACCTTACGCTTGAAGCAGCGAAACATCTAGGCGATAACCGTGTACGCTGTATTGCAATGTCTTCCACAGATGGACTCGTTCGCGGTGCAGAAGCAATCAATACAGGTGCACCTATTTCTGTACCCGTAGGGGAAGCTACTTTGGGCCGAGTATTTAACGTACTAGGTAATCCAATTGACAATGGCGGTGTAATTGAAACGGCTGTTCGTAATCCGATTCACCGTCAAGCGCCTACTTTTGATGAGTTGTCTACACAAGCAGAAATGCTGGAGACAGGAATTAAAGTTATCGACTTGCTAGCTCCATACGCAAAAGGCGGTAAGATTGGTCTTTTCGGCGGTGCGGGTGTAGGTAAAACGGTAACGATTCAAGAACTTATCAACAACATTGCTCAAGAACATGGCGGTATCTCTGTATTTGCCGGTGTTGGTGAGCGTACTCGTGAAGGTAATGACTTGTACCATGAGATGACGGACTCTGGTGTTATTAACAAAACAGCAATGGTATTCGGTCAAATGAATGAGCCTCCAGGTGCACGTCTTCGCGTAGCCTTGACAGGTCTTACTATGGCTGAGTATTTCCGTGATCAAGAAGGTAAAGACGTTCTTCTCTTCATTGATAACATCTTCCGCTTTACTCAAGCAGGTTCTGAGGTTTCTGCCCTTATGGGACGTATGCCATCAGCGGTAGGTTACCAACCTACGCTTGCAACGGAAATGGGTCAACTTCAAGAACGTATTACTTCGACGAAAACAGGTTCCGTAACTTCCATTCAGGCAATCTATGTTCCTGCGGATGACTACACTGACCCTGCGCCGGCAACTACATTTGCTCACTTGGATGCAACAACGAACCTTGAGCGTAAAATCTCTGAGATGGGTATCTACCCTGCGGTAGATCCACTCGCATCAAGTTCACGTATCCTTACTCCAGAAGTAGTAGGGGAAGAGCATTACAACGTAGCTCAAGGAGTTAAACGTATTCTTGCTCGTTACAACGAACTTCAAGATATCATTGCGATCTTGGGTATGGATGAGCTGAGCGAAGAAGACAAAATGCTCGTAGCACGTGCTCGTAAAATCCAACGTTTCTTATCCCAACCGTTCCACGTAGCAGAAGCATTTAACGGATTCCCGGGTAAATATGTTCCTGTTAAAGATACAGTTCGCAGTTTCAGAGAAATTCTAGATGGTAAGTATGACCATCTTCCAGAAGCAGCATTCCTGTTCGTAGGAACAATTGAAGAAGCGGTAGAAAAAGCAAAATCAATGGAGTAG
- the atpG gene encoding ATP synthase F1 subunit gamma, whose product MAKGMREIKRQIKSVQSTKQITKAMEMVAASKLRKAQEKAEAAKPYSEKLKEVVTSIASSSTEVTHPMLVTRPVKKTAYLVITSDRGLAGGYNANVLRQVSLTLKERHTSKDEYVLFVIGRKGRDFFRRREQPIGMDVTDLSDSPTFADIKSIANETVSGFEAGKYDEIYICYSQFVNAITQIPTVEKLLPMEKPEKKQTEASAQYEYEPSPEAVLEALLPRYAETLIYGALLNGKASELGAKMTAMGSATKNASKLIGELSLTYNRARQAAITQEITEIVAGANAQS is encoded by the coding sequence ATGGCAAAAGGTATGCGCGAAATCAAGCGTCAAATCAAAAGTGTTCAGAGCACGAAGCAAATTACCAAGGCAATGGAGATGGTTGCTGCCTCCAAGCTAAGAAAAGCGCAGGAGAAAGCAGAAGCTGCAAAACCATATTCCGAGAAGTTGAAGGAAGTGGTAACAAGCATTGCATCCTCTTCTACAGAGGTTACCCATCCCATGCTGGTGACTCGTCCTGTCAAAAAGACAGCTTATCTTGTAATTACTTCAGACCGTGGTCTTGCAGGTGGATACAATGCCAACGTTCTTCGTCAGGTATCCCTGACTCTAAAGGAACGCCATACCTCTAAAGACGAATATGTTCTGTTTGTAATTGGACGGAAGGGCCGTGATTTCTTCAGACGCCGTGAGCAACCGATTGGTATGGATGTCACAGATTTGTCTGACTCCCCAACCTTTGCTGATATTAAATCCATTGCGAACGAAACCGTTTCTGGATTTGAAGCAGGAAAGTATGATGAGATCTATATCTGTTACAGCCAGTTTGTAAATGCAATTACCCAAATTCCTACGGTTGAAAAACTTCTTCCAATGGAAAAACCGGAGAAGAAGCAGACCGAAGCTTCTGCTCAATATGAGTATGAACCTTCACCTGAAGCAGTACTAGAAGCTCTTTTGCCTCGCTACGCCGAGACTTTGATCTATGGTGCACTTCTGAACGGTAAAGCAAGTGAACTTGGAGCGAAAATGACAGCGATGGGCAGTGCAACGAAAAATGCATCGAAGCTTATTGGCGAATTGTCGCTTACTTATAACAGAGCACGTCAAGCTGCGATTACACAGGAAATCACAGAAATTGTGGCTGGTGCAAACGCGCAATCTTAA
- the atpA gene encoding F0F1 ATP synthase subunit alpha: MSIRPEEISTIIKNQIEQYKTDIEVSEVGSVIEVGDGIARVYGLENVMSGELVEFSTGVLGLALNVEESNVGIVIMGPYTDIREGDQVKRTGQIMQVPVGEALIGRVVNAMGQPVDGKGPLATDEFRPVENQAPGVMARKSVHEPMQTGIKAIDAMVPIGRGQRELIIGDRQTGKTAIAIDAILNQKGSGMKCIYVAIGQKQSTVAQVVETLRRNGAMEYTTVVTASASEPSPLLYIAPYAGCAMGEYFMYKGEHVLVVYDDLTKQASAYRELSLLLRRPPGREAYPGDVFYLHSRLLERAAKLNDELGGGSLTALPFIETQASDVSAYIPTNVISITDGQIFLEADLFNSGQRPAINVGISVSRVGGSAQIKAMKKVAGSLRLDLAQYRELQAFSQFGSDLDKSTQARLNRGARMMEILKQDVHKPLPVEQQVVSLYTATKGYLDEIPVGDVTRFEREYLSFMESNHPEILESIRTTKELTADNEAALKNSIEKFRNSFSKSSN; the protein is encoded by the coding sequence TTGAGTATCAGACCTGAAGAAATTAGTACTATCATTAAAAATCAGATCGAACAATACAAAACGGACATCGAAGTCAGCGAAGTTGGTTCTGTAATCGAAGTCGGTGACGGGATTGCCCGTGTTTATGGACTCGAGAACGTAATGTCCGGTGAGCTCGTAGAGTTTTCTACAGGCGTTTTGGGCCTAGCGCTTAACGTTGAAGAAAGCAACGTAGGTATCGTTATCATGGGACCTTACACAGACATTCGTGAAGGAGACCAAGTAAAACGTACAGGACAAATCATGCAAGTTCCGGTAGGGGAAGCTTTGATCGGCCGTGTCGTTAATGCAATGGGACAACCCGTTGATGGCAAGGGTCCGCTTGCAACAGATGAATTCCGCCCGGTAGAGAACCAGGCACCTGGCGTTATGGCCCGTAAATCGGTTCATGAGCCAATGCAAACAGGAATTAAAGCGATTGACGCAATGGTACCGATCGGCCGCGGACAACGTGAGCTTATCATCGGTGACCGTCAAACAGGTAAAACAGCGATTGCGATTGATGCGATCCTTAACCAAAAAGGCAGCGGAATGAAATGTATCTACGTTGCTATTGGACAAAAACAATCCACCGTTGCACAAGTAGTTGAAACACTTCGCCGTAATGGTGCAATGGAGTATACAACGGTTGTAACTGCATCTGCTTCTGAGCCTTCACCACTTCTCTACATAGCTCCTTATGCTGGTTGTGCAATGGGTGAGTACTTTATGTACAAAGGTGAGCATGTGCTCGTAGTGTATGATGACTTGACTAAACAAGCATCTGCATACCGTGAACTTTCCTTGCTGCTTCGTCGTCCTCCGGGTCGGGAAGCTTACCCAGGTGACGTTTTCTATCTGCATTCCCGTTTGCTCGAACGTGCAGCTAAACTGAATGACGAACTTGGTGGTGGTTCATTAACCGCTCTGCCATTTATTGAAACGCAGGCATCTGACGTTTCTGCATACATCCCAACAAACGTAATCTCGATTACCGATGGTCAGATCTTCCTGGAAGCAGACTTGTTTAACTCAGGTCAACGTCCAGCGATCAACGTAGGTATTTCGGTATCCCGTGTTGGTGGTTCCGCTCAGATTAAAGCAATGAAAAAGGTAGCAGGTTCCCTGCGTCTGGATCTAGCTCAATATCGTGAGCTTCAAGCGTTCTCCCAATTCGGATCTGATCTTGATAAATCAACACAAGCTCGTCTGAACCGTGGTGCGCGGATGATGGAAATCCTGAAGCAAGATGTGCATAAGCCACTTCCTGTTGAACAACAGGTTGTCAGCTTATATACAGCGACTAAAGGATATCTAGATGAAATCCCAGTAGGTGATGTAACTCGTTTTGAGAGAGAATATCTCTCCTTCATGGAAAGCAATCACCCTGAGATTCTTGAATCTATCCGTACAACGAAAGAGCTTACTGCAGATAATGAAGCCGCTCTGAAAAACTCAATCGAGAAATTCAGAAACAGCTTCTCTAAATCATCGAACTAA
- a CDS encoding F0F1 ATP synthase subunit delta encodes MSRDSVVAKRYAKALFEVAIKNQSVLEVEAELHAVATSITGDRDIVKFISSPNVSVASKLSVVDSSLQGKVSEPVLNTIKLLIERNRIHVLESVVESYVKFESDSLGMVNARVYSTYELSQEEKDAVAKDFSTRVGKQVRIENVIDKSLIGGLKVAIGDTIYDGSLAGQLKRLEQSFTRRVK; translated from the coding sequence ATGAGTAGGGATTCGGTAGTCGCCAAGAGATATGCAAAAGCGTTGTTTGAAGTGGCGATCAAAAATCAATCCGTACTGGAAGTCGAAGCCGAGCTTCACGCGGTTGCAACCTCTATTACAGGAGATCGCGACATCGTTAAATTTATCTCTTCTCCAAACGTCAGTGTTGCTTCGAAACTGAGTGTTGTAGACAGCAGTCTGCAAGGCAAAGTATCTGAGCCAGTCTTAAATACAATTAAACTGCTTATCGAACGTAACCGAATCCATGTACTGGAATCCGTCGTGGAAAGTTATGTTAAATTCGAATCAGATTCACTTGGAATGGTTAATGCGCGTGTGTATTCGACATATGAGCTTAGCCAGGAAGAGAAAGATGCAGTTGCGAAAGATTTTAGTACTCGAGTTGGTAAACAAGTTCGCATTGAAAATGTGATTGATAAAAGCTTGATTGGCGGACTTAAAGTTGCCATCGGCGATACAATTTATGACGGAAGTCTGGCAGGCCAGCTGAAACGTCTAGAACAGTCTTTTACAAGACGAGTAAAGTAG
- the atpF gene encoding F0F1 ATP synthase subunit B, whose product MHILWENIAITIVAFLILYWLLSKYAFNKLFAIMEQRRELVASQLNEAKQTREQATQYVEEQKAALQEARNEAQSIIEQSRKTSVNQTEQMLNEAKQEAERLKLEAVRAIESEKNKAVESLRSELGAVSVQIASKILDKEVKQDNVQEELVEKYLNEVGGRP is encoded by the coding sequence GTGCACATTTTATGGGAAAACATTGCTATTACCATTGTTGCGTTCTTGATCCTTTATTGGCTTTTGTCCAAGTATGCATTTAACAAATTGTTCGCTATTATGGAGCAGCGTCGTGAGTTAGTTGCTTCCCAGCTTAATGAAGCAAAACAAACTCGTGAACAGGCTACCCAATATGTAGAAGAGCAAAAAGCAGCTTTGCAAGAAGCGCGTAATGAAGCTCAAAGTATTATTGAACAATCTCGCAAAACTAGTGTAAACCAAACAGAGCAAATGCTGAATGAAGCAAAACAAGAAGCAGAGCGTCTGAAACTGGAAGCTGTTCGTGCGATTGAGAGTGAGAAGAATAAAGCGGTTGAATCCCTCCGCAGTGAACTTGGAGCGGTATCTGTACAGATCGCATCTAAGATTTTGGATAAAGAAGTTAAGCAAGACAACGTTCAGGAAGAGCTTGTTGAAAAGTATCTGAATGAAGTAGGAGGCAGACCATGA
- the atpE gene encoding F0F1 ATP synthase subunit C: MEMLAAAIAVGLGALGAGLGNGMIVSRTVESIARQPEARGQLQTTMFIGVGIVEVIPLAATVIAFLIMFS, from the coding sequence ATGGAAATGTTAGCAGCAGCTATCGCAGTAGGTCTGGGTGCCCTTGGTGCAGGTCTTGGTAACGGTATGATCGTAAGTAGAACAGTGGAGTCCATCGCTCGTCAACCAGAAGCTCGTGGACAATTGCAAACAACAATGTTTATCGGTGTAGGTATCGTAGAGGTTATTCCTTTGGCAGCTACAGTAATCGCGTTCTTGATTATGTTTTCATAA
- the atpB gene encoding F0F1 ATP synthase subunit A has translation MHDSPIIKLGGLNIDLSAVLMLTVTVLIVFLLVRLCVRNLSVENPSKVQNFMEWVVEFVQNLIASAMPLSKGKHYITLGLTLILFIFVANLLGLPFSVISEHTEQASVFGHVIEATRGLGGEHHAEILWWKSPTADISITAGLAIIIFILMNYLGLRYNRKHYLKHYIEPFPIFLPLNIIENLAKPIALAIRLFANIFAGEILISTILKIGWVGVPAMMAWQGFSIFVGALQAFIFTILSMVYIAQTTIHEEH, from the coding sequence ATGCATGACTCACCGATTATCAAACTCGGAGGATTGAACATTGACCTTTCCGCTGTATTAATGCTCACAGTGACGGTGTTAATCGTGTTCTTACTCGTTCGTTTGTGTGTTCGGAATCTATCTGTGGAGAATCCTTCTAAAGTACAGAATTTCATGGAATGGGTCGTTGAATTCGTTCAGAATCTCATTGCAAGTGCCATGCCGTTAAGTAAAGGTAAGCATTACATAACTTTGGGGTTAACACTGATTCTGTTTATTTTCGTAGCCAACTTGCTTGGGTTACCGTTCTCGGTGATCTCAGAGCACACGGAACAAGCAAGTGTGTTTGGACACGTAATTGAAGCGACTAGAGGACTTGGTGGTGAACACCACGCAGAAATTCTTTGGTGGAAATCTCCGACGGCAGATATTTCGATCACTGCAGGGCTTGCGATTATTATCTTCATTCTAATGAACTATCTTGGACTGAGATACAACCGTAAGCATTACCTGAAACACTACATCGAACCGTTCCCGATCTTCCTGCCACTTAACATTATTGAGAACTTGGCGAAGCCGATCGCTCTTGCGATTCGTTTGTTTGCCAACATCTTTGCAGGTGAAATCCTCATCTCCACCATTCTAAAAATTGGATGGGTTGGTGTTCCGGCCATGATGGCATGGCAAGGATTTAGTATTTTCGTTGGTGCTTTGCAGGCCTTCATCTTCACAATCTTGTCGATGGTGTATATCGCACAAACGACAATTCACGAAGAACACTAG
- a CDS encoding ATP synthase subunit I — MNDLSSIVNAVTRATFFLLSGSLLLWVIFPEQRPLFLGLIIGLAAGLFNFRYLHIKIHQVSESAATSGGKRVNFGFLSRLSISLLAIMLAVKFDQISISFTVIGLFLVQVLAVPVSIFVNAKEGK; from the coding sequence ATGAATGATTTGTCTTCCATTGTAAATGCTGTTACAAGGGCAACGTTTTTCCTTTTATCGGGATCCCTTCTCTTATGGGTGATATTCCCTGAACAACGTCCTTTGTTTTTAGGCCTTATTATTGGTCTTGCAGCAGGGTTGTTTAACTTTAGATATCTGCATATCAAAATTCATCAAGTTTCAGAGAGTGCAGCAACAAGCGGAGGCAAACGAGTGAATTTTGGCTTTTTGTCACGGTTAAGTATCTCTCTTCTGGCGATCATGCTGGCTGTGAAGTTTGATCAGATATCTATAAGTTTTACTGTGATAGGACTTTTCTTAGTACAGGTTTTGGCGGTTCCCGTAAGTATTTTTGTGAACGCTAAAGAAGGCAAATGA
- a CDS encoding ATPase F0F1: MNQDKPWLIALSIGGSGILLAAYITIGYFIGKWLMNAVDGPSFWIAIGCLSGLVLGVLNIAVFIKKFLGEQNE, encoded by the coding sequence ATGAATCAGGATAAACCGTGGTTGATTGCTTTGAGTATCGGTGGTTCAGGCATCCTGCTGGCTGCTTACATAACGATCGGATACTTTATAGGAAAGTGGCTCATGAATGCTGTGGATGGACCGAGTTTCTGGATTGCTATTGGCTGTCTATCAGGTCTTGTTCTAGGTGTTCTGAATATTGCCGTTTTTATTAAGAAGTTTTTGGGGGAACAAAATGAATGA